Genomic segment of Panicum virgatum strain AP13 chromosome 2K, P.virgatum_v5, whole genome shotgun sequence:
GAAACAGAATAAGCTGGACTCGTCATGAGCATCGAGCCGCAGAAATTTGTCATAGAAGACAGTGTAGTCCAGCATCACAAATTAGACGGCATGTTTAATTTGGCCGAGGTTGATTCAGGTATCGACGAAGTTCATAGTTGTAGGAAGAACAATTGAACAAGGCAGATGCAGTGTGGTTTTTACTATAGGTGCTAGGAGGAATCAGCCAGGATAGCTTACATTGCAACACAAATGAAAGTAACGAACTCTTTTGGTTAGACTCTGCGTCAGCAGCCAATGAACTATATAGCGAGTAAAATCTACAAGGAATATGACAATTGTGAGCTATGCTGAATAGGAAGCACAACACATGTAGTAATAAACAGAATTAAACTGACACTGAACCTTGAAAGATCCTGGAAATTATCAAACCAACCATAAGATTAGGGGGCATGAACCTGTCTAAACGGAATTGACAGCAAGAAACGGAGCAGTCACCGCACATGTACGATCGAACGGTTTCAGGGCGGAGCCCGCCAGTGCCCAGCGCAGTTATTCGTCACTCGTCAGGCTGCTGCTCACCCCCGGTGTCTTCAATTGAGAAATTGACCGTGTTCGACAACTTAAAAACCACAAACCACAAGTCCATTTTAGCATTGATCTTATCGCTAATGTTGAGCATCAGGGCcatacatgcatgcacacacgCAGGAATTTGTTCCTGTCCTGTGTCTACACTTCAATCAAAAGCTGAAATATTAAAAGGGAGCTCTTCTAACATCAGATGCTCCCACTGCTAGGCAGGAGCACTCGAACAAGCCTCTCCTTGCTCTCTGCTCCACCCACTAGCTACTTCCATCCCTAGAGCTAGCACCACTATATATGACAAGCTTCGGAAGGGCGGCAACCAGCAACCGGCCTTCCCTTATCTAGGCCCCGCATCACCCGGAGCTCTTCCAGACGCATCTCCTTGTCATCCTTGccacccttcttcttcttcccgaaCGCGCTGCTGATCAGCTGCTGCTTCTTCTCCTGCAACGACAGTATCCTCTCCTCGATGCTGCCCTTCACGATGAGCCGTATCaccttcacttctttcttctgCCCGATCCAGTGCACTCTGTCCATGGCCTGCTCCTCCACCCCAGGGTTCCACCAGGGGTCGAAGAGGTACACCGTCGAGGCAGCCATCAGGTTCACGCCGGCTCCCGAGGCTTTCAGGCTGGCCAGCAGCACGGTTGGAGTGTCAGGGCCACCATGAGCGAACTGCTTTATGACTTGCAGCCTCTTCTTCATGGTCATTGACCCATCAAGCCGCAGAATGTTGAAGCCTGCATTTTTTAGGGGCGCTTCCAGCAATATCAACATCTGCTTGAACTGAGAGAAAACAACAGACTTCGACGAGGGGTCTTCATTCTGTGAAGTCTTCGGCAGCTTCAGTAGAGCTTGAACCTTGGAAGAGAGGGACCTGTCAGACCTAGTGTTGCCTGATCCATCTTCATCGGAATGATTTACCTCTGGAGCAAGGAAGAGGTCCTCTTTAGATAAGGAGCGACGGCATATGGGGCAACGCGAACTGGAACTCTTGAGGATTTTCATAATACAGGTATGGCAGTATATGTGAGTGCAGCTGGTTATGACAGTTTTAGTAGGTGGCGAGAGGCAAATTGGACAGTCAAAGTCATCTCCATCATCAACCAATGAGGCCAGTTTCTTCAGCAGCTCTGGGTTTGTAGACACATCTGTATCAAAGCACACAAAAGTGAAAGACATGAGAACAGTCGTAGAAAAAATTAGGCTTGTAACAGTATACAAAAAGGTAAGCAGAGGAGGATAAGAATTTGTTGAATTCATCATACAATTAGTTGCACAAGTATAGCAAACTTAGCAACAAGAAGTCTAACCATGGTAAAtttatgctgatgataaatATATTGTTCCtttttccaaattttttcacaacatcTCAAATCATATCTCATGCACATGATGATGACACAATATTCATATGGGCACTTTGCACCATGAATGAGCTTTTAATAAGCATCACTAACATAAAGAAGTTGTTTGACTGGACTGATATTGACCTAACAGAGGAGAATAGTTGGAATACGGTTATGGATATTAATAGTGCTATAAAGTAACAATGGCAGGCCAGGAGCCCTGGATAACACGCCAACAAATTTTGTGTATAACTTATGAAATCCTTAAAtttggaaaaataaaaataataaaaacagGGCTGCTTTCTATGTGATCCGACAGACATCCAAACCATTAATTTCTTGACAATGCCCGTCTTCAAACAAGAGTAATCTGGACAGTATTGGGCTTTTGGAGGAAACAATTTGAAGGAATATGCTTTTGCTGGCTATGTAATGATTTTAGGATTCTTGGAAGAACACCATGATATTGTGCACTTCAGTCCCAGATGACCAATGTTGGTGAAAATAAAATTGTTTCCTTCTCTAAAAGTTCCCAGTCATTATATGCACGTCAACCATCCCCTTCAAAGAGAGAGAATACCAAATAAAGCATAAATCCACTTACTAGCATTTGGCATTTGCACATCTGGAATTGGAAAACCAACAATACTTTCTGCTTGCTAGTTGGTGGTTAAACTCCATttcaggaaaagaaaaaagtaaACTGAAACTTCAACTAAACACTAATATGATATGCCTCAGATATGATATTTAATAAGCAACAAGGCCATCCAATCCAAGTCTGTATGTTTTAATTATCATTTTGAGCAGATGAAAAGCTTGATCAGGCCATACTTCATCATGGCAAGTGGTAACATATATTCAGAATAAACAAAGATAGGGAAAGGGCATACCTTCGAGGGAGTTGGAGGGAAGCCATGATTTCACATCTAAAGGACACAATGTGACATCGTCACACAGCTGGCAGAGCCTCAGAATGAAATAAAGCACAGTTGAATAATTACGCAAAATTGAATCTCTGTCACCAAGTTCCTGCATTTTATTTTTCCCTTCCAATTCCATCTGATCATATATCTCACGCTCCTCTGCAGAAAGATCAATATAGCATTCTAAAACAGTTTTAGGGGGAAGCTTAATCATGCTCTTGGTTCCAATGTCTGTATCTTTGATTCTGCGCAGGGAGATGGCACCTAGGAGGTTCTGGAAAAATCAGACAAGACCAAAAAAAAGAGTGAATAAAGTAGCAAATTGTGTCTTTTTTTACTGCATGTAGTGTCATGATGGAATTTATACAAATAATATAATGCTAAATGTATATGCAAGGAAGTTGTGATGGGAACTGCCAAGTAATATGAGAGTTAAGAACATACACCACGCAACACAACAGCACATACACACTGCAGGACCTCCAAAACTCAAATAGGATGAGGAATTGCATAGATAAGATAAGTAGTTAACTCTACGAGCAGGTTTGCAAGTCATCTTCTTTTACCATTCAAGAACATTTGATGCAGATGCCCATTCTTTCTAGTTCCTAGCTCTTACCAGTTGTGCAACAATAAAGATGGCCTATGCAGTGAGAATTAATAAGAGAGGAACACTTGCAACAGTGACAACCCAGTCTTATTCCCA
This window contains:
- the LOC120695597 gene encoding putative SWI/SNF-related matrix-associated actin-dependent regulator of chromatin subfamily A member 3-like 1, whose translation is KQEGPRPTLVVCPPSVFSSWVTQLEEHIELGSLKVYMYHGEWTRDKKELLKYDLVLTSYSILGTEFEQDSPVNQIEWFRVILDEAHVIKNSTARQTKAVIALNAERRWVVTGTLIQNSSIDLYPLMAFLRFQPFSIKSYWQSLIQHPLENGNKTGLSLLQNLLGAISLRRIKDTDIGTKSMIKLPPKTVLECYIDLSAEEREIYDQMELEGKNKMQELGDRDSILRNYSTVLYFILRLCQLCDDVTLCPLDVKSWLPSNSLEDVSTNPELLKKLASLVDDGDDFDCPICLSPPTKTVITSCTHIYCHTCIMKILKSSSSRCPICRRSLSKEDLFLAPEVNHSDEDGSGNTRSDRSLSSKVQALLKLPKTSQNEDPSSKSVVFSQFKQMLILLEAPLKNAGFNILRLDGSMTMKKRLQVIKQFAHGGPDTPTVLLASLKASGAGVNLMAASTVYLFDPWWNPGVEEQAMDRVHWIGQKKEVKVIRLIVKGSIEERILSLQEKKQQLISSAFGKKKKGGKDDKEMRLEELRVMRGLDKGRPVAGCRPSEACHI